From Erwinia pyri, a single genomic window includes:
- a CDS encoding DUF5375 family protein codes for MTTNHSCLPVEVRTAVYRRAVAQGYLSACEHYGLNVSASLDEVQMTIALELEGYYVRKYGPENGMDMACTMLSEMVQPDVLVAAPRLTRMGETMMDELLCGRLAASKATLH; via the coding sequence GTGACAACTAATCATTCCTGCCTGCCCGTTGAGGTTCGCACCGCCGTTTACCGCCGCGCCGTTGCCCAGGGCTACCTGAGCGCCTGTGAGCACTACGGCCTCAACGTTTCCGCCTCGCTTGACGAGGTGCAGATGACCATCGCGCTGGAGCTGGAAGGCTATTACGTGCGGAAGTACGGCCCGGAGAACGGCATGGACATGGCCTGCACCATGCTCAGCGAAATGGTACAGCCCGACGTGCTGGTCGCCGCACCGCGACTAACCCGCATGGGTGAAACCATGATGGATGAACTGCTGTGTGGCCGCCTGGCCGCGTCCAAAGCCACGCTGCATTAA
- a CDS encoding primase-helicase zinc-binding domain-containing protein, which produces MKHIVTDTVRAAAGHWPQLLPALGISINAAGQHTPCPVCGGKDRFRFDNKAGRGTWVCNCCGGGDGLALVGKALDVNIKEAACRVADLMGTLPVKLVQTSTDKTGEEKARARLNAAKEAARLIAGAKAQAGNAYLTGKGLADDSALTLTTAKRISDTTYQPGDLLVPLTGISGETVNAQLINADGTKRTLAGGQVKEAFHRLGEPGDTLWLTEGYATGLTVHRLTGQAVYVALSANNLPALADRLHAEYPEAMILIAADNDENGTGQLRAEAAAKRCNGRPALPPVTGDWNDVFQTEGEMTTQAMLTAFTQPRALSPFESVSEADLKAMSASQKAELLAAHYHNTLAVPVVGEDLCRYEGGAWQVLPYRVLSREIAALFQKVRAPFSATGIGGIVDTLKLMVPQMGAPARRLIGFRNGVFDTATGTFGPHKKENWLRTVNSVDYTTPKAGENLADDAPYFWQWLTRAAGRNEAKQERILAALFMVLANRYDWQLFLEVTGPGGSGKSVMASIARLLAGEDNTTAATIDTLESSRERAAVVGYSLIILPDQEKWSGDGAGIKAITGGDAVAIDPKYRDAYSTHIPAVILAVNNNPMRFSDRSGGVSRRRVILPFPDVIPASERDPQLLDKIAGELGVIVRHLMQRFTRPDDARELLQAQQSSEEALEIKRSADPLVDFCGYLTPLSTPTGLFIGNANIRPMNPRRYLYHAYLSFMEARGHQHPMSLTAFGQAVPQTLKEYEIELLKRKTKNGIQTSLELSEDCEADWLPRCDA; this is translated from the coding sequence ATGAAACATATCGTCACCGACACCGTGCGCGCAGCCGCCGGTCACTGGCCTCAGCTGCTGCCCGCGCTGGGCATCAGCATTAACGCCGCCGGTCAGCACACGCCGTGCCCCGTCTGCGGCGGCAAAGACCGCTTCCGCTTTGACAACAAGGCCGGGCGCGGCACGTGGGTCTGTAACTGCTGTGGTGGGGGCGACGGGCTGGCGCTGGTTGGAAAGGCGCTGGACGTTAACATAAAGGAGGCCGCCTGCCGGGTGGCCGACCTGATGGGTACGCTGCCGGTTAAGCTGGTTCAGACATCCACAGACAAAACCGGCGAAGAGAAGGCGCGTGCGCGCCTTAACGCCGCAAAAGAGGCCGCACGGCTTATTGCCGGTGCGAAAGCGCAGGCCGGGAACGCCTACCTGACCGGCAAGGGGCTGGCTGACGACAGCGCCCTGACGCTGACCACCGCAAAGCGCATCAGCGACACCACCTATCAGCCCGGCGACCTGCTGGTGCCGCTGACCGGCATTTCCGGCGAAACGGTCAACGCCCAGCTGATTAACGCTGACGGCACCAAACGCACGCTGGCGGGCGGTCAGGTAAAAGAGGCCTTTCACCGCCTCGGCGAACCGGGCGATACCCTCTGGCTGACCGAAGGGTACGCCACCGGCCTGACAGTGCACCGGCTTACCGGCCAGGCGGTTTACGTTGCCCTGAGCGCCAACAACCTGCCCGCGTTGGCAGATCGCCTCCACGCCGAATACCCGGAGGCGATGATACTGATTGCCGCTGATAACGACGAGAACGGCACCGGGCAGCTGCGCGCCGAAGCCGCCGCGAAGCGCTGCAACGGCAGGCCCGCTTTGCCGCCCGTCACAGGCGACTGGAACGACGTGTTTCAGACTGAAGGGGAAATGACCACGCAGGCCATGCTGACCGCCTTCACCCAGCCGAGAGCGCTCAGCCCGTTTGAGTCGGTGAGCGAGGCCGACCTGAAGGCGATGAGCGCCAGCCAGAAGGCAGAGCTGCTGGCCGCGCACTACCACAACACGCTGGCCGTGCCGGTCGTGGGTGAAGACCTCTGCCGCTACGAGGGCGGCGCGTGGCAGGTGCTGCCTTACCGCGTGCTCAGCCGCGAGATTGCCGCGCTGTTTCAGAAGGTGCGCGCGCCGTTCTCGGCAACCGGTATCGGCGGCATCGTGGACACGCTCAAGCTGATGGTGCCGCAGATGGGCGCACCGGCCCGCCGGCTGATTGGCTTTCGTAACGGCGTGTTTGACACCGCGACCGGCACCTTTGGGCCGCACAAAAAAGAGAACTGGCTTCGCACCGTTAACAGCGTCGACTACACCACGCCGAAGGCGGGCGAGAATCTGGCCGACGATGCGCCATACTTCTGGCAATGGCTGACGCGGGCGGCCGGACGCAATGAGGCAAAGCAGGAGCGCATCCTCGCGGCGTTATTTATGGTGCTGGCAAACCGCTATGACTGGCAGCTGTTCCTTGAGGTCACCGGCCCCGGCGGCAGCGGTAAAAGCGTGATGGCGTCCATTGCCCGCCTGCTGGCCGGAGAGGACAACACCACGGCCGCCACCATCGACACGCTGGAGTCGTCCCGCGAGCGCGCCGCGGTGGTGGGCTACTCCTTAATTATCCTGCCGGACCAGGAGAAGTGGAGCGGCGACGGCGCGGGCATCAAGGCAATTACCGGCGGCGACGCCGTGGCAATTGATCCGAAGTACCGCGACGCCTATTCAACCCATATCCCGGCGGTGATACTGGCGGTGAACAACAACCCTATGCGCTTCAGCGACCGCAGCGGCGGCGTGTCACGTCGGCGGGTAATCCTGCCGTTCCCGGACGTGATACCGGCCAGCGAGCGTGACCCGCAACTGCTGGACAAGATTGCCGGTGAGCTGGGGGTTATCGTGCGCCACCTGATGCAGCGCTTCACCCGTCCTGACGACGCCCGCGAGCTGTTGCAGGCGCAGCAGTCGTCGGAAGAAGCGCTGGAAATCAAGCGCAGCGCCGACCCGCTGGTTGACTTCTGCGGCTACCTGACCCCGCTGAGCACGCCAACCGGGCTGTTTATCGGCAACGCCAATATCAGGCCCATGAATCCACGCCGCTACCTCTATCACGCCTACCTGTCTTTTATGGAGGCAAGAGGCCATCAGCACCCCATGAGCCTGACCGCGTTCGGCCAGGCGGTGCCGCAGACACTGAAGGAGTATGAGATTGAGCTGCTGAAGCGCAAGACAAAGAACGGCATACAGACCAGCCTGGAGCTGAGCGAAGACTGCGAGGCAGACTGGCTGCCGCGCTGCGATGCATAA
- a CDS encoding LysE family translocator: METTILSVVTIGGALALGAMSPGPSFILVARTAVASLRRAGMGAALGMGFGAVIISLIALLGLNTLLAAVPWLWLTLKTGGGIYLLWMAYKMFRGAREPLHVEGGTGSGKSFRKAFLHAFITQISNPKTAVVTAGIFAALLPAQISPMMYVALPAVSLLVDGLWYAFVAYALSSRGPRTTYLRYKAMFDRLGGGVMALLGIRLIVK; the protein is encoded by the coding sequence TTGGAAACGACAATTCTGTCAGTAGTAACGATTGGCGGCGCGCTGGCGCTGGGGGCCATGAGCCCTGGCCCGAGCTTTATTTTAGTGGCAAGAACGGCGGTGGCCTCTTTACGGCGGGCCGGTATGGGCGCGGCGCTGGGCATGGGCTTTGGGGCAGTTATCATATCCCTGATCGCGCTGCTAGGGCTGAACACGCTGCTGGCGGCGGTGCCGTGGTTGTGGCTGACGCTGAAGACCGGCGGCGGGATCTATCTGCTGTGGATGGCGTATAAGATGTTCAGAGGCGCGCGCGAGCCGCTGCATGTTGAAGGCGGAACCGGCTCCGGAAAAAGTTTCCGTAAGGCTTTTCTGCACGCTTTTATTACCCAGATCAGCAACCCGAAAACGGCGGTCGTCACCGCCGGGATATTTGCCGCGCTGCTGCCTGCGCAGATCTCCCCGATGATGTATGTGGCGCTGCCCGCCGTATCATTGCTGGTGGATGGTCTGTGGTATGCCTTTGTGGCTTATGCACTCTCTTCACGCGGCCCGCGCACCACTTACCTGCGCTACAAGGCGATGTTTGATCGTCTCGGCGGCGGCGTAATGGCACTGCTGGGCATCAGGCTTATCGTGAAATAA
- a CDS encoding ogr/Delta-like zinc finger family protein, producing the protein MMHCPYCKSPAHTRSSRYMSEQVKERYHQCTNLDCSCTFKTNESITKVITAPPQPEPTPAVIPEPVKERQTIGRYGSSFRSLH; encoded by the coding sequence ATGATGCACTGCCCATACTGCAAAAGCCCGGCACATACCCGTTCAAGCCGGTATATGTCTGAACAGGTGAAGGAACGTTATCACCAGTGCACAAACCTTGACTGCTCCTGCACCTTCAAAACTAATGAGAGCATAACGAAAGTGATAACCGCGCCGCCGCAACCTGAACCGACCCCCGCAGTGATCCCGGAGCCGGTCAAAGAACGCCAGACTATCGGGCGCTACGGTTCATCCTTCCGCTCCCTCCATTAA
- a CDS encoding DUF445 domain-containing protein → MDKESELIRAKRLPLLLLCMAALLFIATVLYPLWYPNNHWVGALKAVSEAAMVGALADWFAVSALFRRVPIPLVGRHTAIIPRNKDRIADNLAMFVQDKFLNTESLLTLIRRHDPAQIIATWLSQPDNAARLGGYLLKIVRGFLDLADDTRIQAFMRRAIHKAIDKVDLTQSAAMVLESLTKNNRHQALLDDAIAQVLHLVNKPATHDFIAQQVMRWLKREHPLKEKMLPTEWVGEKSAELAANAVKSILNDIEQDGAHEIRQGFNRAVQRLIERLRNDPEMAEKAEEIKAYLKQDEALNTYISQLWGDLRNWLKEDLDKPDSTLHAKVSAAGQWLGETLMQDASLRASLNQHMEEAATSAAPEFSAFLSSHISDTVKSWDASDMSHQVELNIGKDLQRIRINGTVVGGVIGLILWGLTQLPALIGWIRAGAS, encoded by the coding sequence ATGGATAAAGAATCAGAACTGATCAGAGCAAAACGTCTGCCGCTGCTGCTGCTGTGCATGGCTGCCCTTCTCTTTATCGCCACCGTGCTTTACCCGCTGTGGTATCCCAACAATCACTGGGTTGGCGCGCTGAAAGCGGTGTCGGAAGCCGCAATGGTCGGCGCGCTGGCGGATTGGTTTGCCGTCAGCGCGCTGTTCCGCCGCGTGCCGATCCCGCTGGTGGGCCGCCATACCGCCATTATCCCGCGCAATAAAGATCGCATCGCCGATAACCTTGCGATGTTCGTGCAGGATAAATTCCTCAACACTGAATCCCTGCTGACGCTGATCCGCCGTCACGATCCGGCGCAGATCATCGCCACCTGGCTGAGCCAGCCGGACAACGCTGCGCGGCTTGGCGGTTACCTGCTGAAGATTGTTCGCGGCTTTCTGGATCTGGCGGACGACACGCGCATTCAGGCATTTATGCGCCGCGCCATCCATAAGGCGATCGATAAGGTCGATCTGACGCAGTCCGCCGCTATGGTGCTGGAGAGCCTGACCAAAAATAACCGACATCAGGCGCTGCTGGATGACGCCATTGCGCAGGTGCTGCATCTGGTGAACAAGCCCGCCACGCACGACTTTATCGCCCAGCAGGTGATGCGCTGGCTGAAGCGGGAGCATCCGCTGAAAGAGAAGATGCTGCCGACGGAATGGGTGGGAGAAAAAAGCGCGGAGCTGGCCGCTAACGCGGTGAAGTCGATCCTTAACGATATTGAGCAGGATGGCGCACACGAGATCCGTCAGGGCTTTAACCGCGCGGTACAGCGGCTGATCGAGCGGCTGCGCAACGATCCGGAGATGGCGGAGAAAGCGGAGGAGATCAAAGCTTATCTCAAGCAGGATGAGGCGCTGAACACCTATATCAGCCAGCTGTGGGGCGATCTGCGCAACTGGCTGAAGGAGGATCTCGATAAGCCGGACTCCACGCTGCATGCCAAGGTCAGCGCGGCCGGGCAGTGGCTGGGCGAGACGCTGATGCAGGATGCCAGCCTGCGCGCCTCGCTGAATCAGCATATGGAAGAAGCGGCCACCAGCGCCGCGCCGGAGTTCTCCGCCTTCCTCAGCAGCCATATCAGCGATACGGTGAAAAGCTGGGATGCCAGCGATATGTCACATCAGGTTGAGCTGAACATCGGCAAAGATCTGCAGCGCATCCGCATTAACGGCACGGTGGTGGGGGGCGTGATTGGTCTGATCTTATGGGGGCTGACGCAGCTTCCCGCGCTGATCGGTTGGATCCGCGCGGGAGCGTCATAA
- a CDS encoding helix-turn-helix transcriptional regulator, whose product MLSTASVSVPATPPLNNLQYPRDRFMRLPEVISICGLSRSTIYDLICREQFPSQISLGGKNVAWLASEIDDWMQSRIAQRAGGAA is encoded by the coding sequence ATGCTTTCCACCGCTTCAGTTTCAGTCCCGGCAACGCCGCCCCTGAACAACCTGCAATACCCCCGCGACCGCTTTATGCGCCTGCCGGAAGTTATCAGCATCTGCGGGCTGTCCCGTTCGACCATATACGACCTGATTTGCCGTGAGCAGTTTCCGTCACAGATTTCCCTCGGCGGCAAGAACGTTGCCTGGCTGGCGTCAGAGATTGACGACTGGATGCAGTCCCGCATCGCGCAGCGTGCCGGAGGTGCGGCATGA
- a CDS encoding AbiJ-NTD4 domain-containing protein yields the protein MAYFSDKEKGSVPRTNNDVSMIVWTGLVSYINVLVNKGYFGNNFPEECPDGQGCIGTNEDNFKAALQAEIPNIGWPLGVDPEDVDRYGHRSRTQVTFIPDYLVVMDLLQFCYKHVAAPIEGNDYHSYYRHTHIHDFDVDTGRNEFLEKVNVIFARNGMAYELKKSGEIIRILSPELVKMMSSVNDPAEVELKKILSRANAKIVSFDVQIRYDAVKELWDFWERMKSVHNPSNKKISAKKLLDDAAATPEFRNILEVEAKYLTDIGNEYFIRHAEMNQVKIQESDHIEYLYHRMFSLIHLLMKTFTH from the coding sequence GTGGCTTATTTTAGCGATAAAGAGAAAGGCTCTGTACCGAGAACGAACAATGATGTCTCTATGATCGTCTGGACCGGGCTTGTCTCCTACATCAATGTTCTGGTAAATAAGGGTTATTTTGGGAATAATTTCCCAGAAGAATGCCCTGACGGGCAAGGGTGCATTGGTACAAATGAAGATAATTTCAAAGCTGCACTACAGGCGGAGATACCAAATATAGGATGGCCATTGGGAGTCGATCCTGAAGATGTAGATCGGTATGGCCACAGGTCAAGAACACAAGTTACGTTCATACCAGACTATCTCGTCGTTATGGATTTACTTCAATTTTGCTATAAACATGTTGCCGCTCCTATTGAAGGCAATGATTACCACTCGTACTACCGTCACACTCATATTCACGATTTTGATGTTGATACTGGAAGAAATGAATTCCTCGAAAAAGTTAACGTCATTTTTGCCCGAAATGGTATGGCTTATGAGCTTAAAAAATCAGGAGAAATTATCCGGATTCTTAGTCCTGAATTAGTCAAAATGATGTCCAGCGTGAATGATCCTGCGGAAGTTGAGCTAAAAAAAATACTTTCTCGTGCAAATGCTAAAATAGTAAGTTTTGATGTTCAGATTCGCTATGACGCAGTGAAAGAACTCTGGGACTTCTGGGAGCGGATGAAAAGTGTACACAACCCATCAAATAAGAAAATATCAGCTAAAAAATTACTTGATGACGCAGCTGCTACACCTGAGTTTCGAAATATTTTGGAAGTTGAAGCTAAATATTTGACCGATATCGGTAACGAATATTTTATACGTCACGCCGAAATGAATCAGGTGAAAATTCAAGAGAGCGATCATATTGAATACCTGTATCATCGCATGTTTAGTTTAATTCATCTGCTCATGAAAACTTTTACCCATTAA
- a CDS encoding host cell division inhibitor Icd-like protein encodes MFKKRLFSGEPPVYSFPAAAKSAAGRRNPSYFKATRHAPCVFFYVVASVRHFLAQRFLCRCAFKTMVAQAGQPSGWPVSLKAGIPTPVWATTPECRNSGGSRNRYFKESATMAATLISARMQFTFLFAAVRRADTAARPCMLRTTAETEMVARRLLARDYVLSFAGRLPLCEVAA; translated from the coding sequence ATGTTTAAAAAAAGGCTTTTTTCTGGCGAGCCGCCGGTATACAGTTTCCCCGCTGCCGCAAAATCGGCAGCCGGGCGTAGGAACCCGAGTTACTTCAAGGCGACACGACACGCGCCATGCGTGTTTTTTTACGTCGTTGCCTCAGTGCGCCATTTTTTAGCGCAGCGGTTCTTGTGCCGTTGTGCCTTTAAGACAATGGTGGCTCAGGCGGGGCAGCCCTCGGGCTGGCCGGTGTCCTTGAAGGCCGGTATTCCTACCCCCGTCTGGGCTACCACCCCCGAGTGTAGGAACTCTGGTGGTAGCAGAAACCGCTACTTCAAGGAGTCTGCCACTATGGCCGCAACCCTCATTTCTGCACGCATGCAGTTCACCTTTTTATTTGCCGCCGTTCGCCGTGCCGATACCGCCGCCCGTCCCTGCATGCTGCGCACCACCGCCGAAACCGAAATGGTCGCCCGCCGCCTGCTGGCACGCGATTACGTGCTGTCCTTTGCCGGTCGCCTGCCGCTGTGTGAGGTGGCCGCGTGA
- a CDS encoding tyrosine-type recombinase/integrase, translating into MPLTDVAARTAKPREKEYKLTDGHGLYLLVKPTGSKRWYLKYRFEGKESRTALGAYPLLSLAKAREKRDEIRLLIAEGVSPNAKKEEVRQQEEAALNTFEKVAYDWHANNKRWSVGHAERVWRDLERNIFPAIGKRNIADLTTRDLLLPLKEVEQSGRLDVASRLQQRITGIMRYAVQIGITERNPAQDLAGAIITRKATHRPALPLERLPDFLQRIEIHKGRLLTRLALRLSLYVFIRSSELRFARWSEIDLKKELWTIPAEREAIEGVKHSHRGSKMRTAHLVPLSRQALTILEEIRELSGNRDLVFPGDHHPTKPMSENTINHALRRMGYDTKTEICGHGFRAMACSALVESGLWSRDAVERQMSHQERNGVRAAYIHKAEHLEERRLMVQWWADYLDSNNAYHLTPYEFGRR; encoded by the coding sequence ATGCCTTTAACTGATGTGGCGGCCCGTACCGCTAAGCCTCGAGAGAAAGAGTACAAACTCACTGACGGCCACGGATTGTATCTTCTCGTCAAACCAACCGGTTCTAAGCGCTGGTATCTCAAGTACCGTTTTGAAGGGAAAGAGAGCCGAACGGCGTTAGGTGCTTATCCTCTTCTTTCCCTGGCAAAAGCGCGTGAGAAACGTGATGAGATACGACTTTTGATTGCAGAAGGTGTCAGTCCCAATGCGAAAAAAGAAGAAGTAAGGCAACAGGAAGAGGCAGCACTTAACACTTTTGAAAAAGTGGCTTATGACTGGCATGCGAACAATAAACGCTGGTCTGTCGGCCATGCTGAGCGAGTATGGCGCGACCTTGAACGCAATATCTTTCCTGCTATTGGAAAGCGAAATATTGCTGATTTAACAACTCGCGATCTGCTATTGCCTCTGAAAGAGGTAGAGCAGAGCGGCCGCCTGGATGTGGCTTCCCGCTTGCAGCAGAGGATCACGGGTATTATGCGTTATGCGGTTCAGATTGGTATTACTGAGCGGAACCCTGCTCAGGATCTTGCTGGAGCCATTATAACGAGAAAAGCTACTCACAGACCGGCTCTACCTTTAGAACGCTTACCTGATTTTCTTCAGCGTATCGAAATACATAAAGGCCGCCTGCTTACCCGTTTAGCTCTCAGGCTAAGCCTGTATGTCTTTATCCGTTCCAGTGAATTGCGGTTTGCACGGTGGAGCGAAATCGACCTTAAAAAAGAGCTGTGGACTATTCCTGCCGAGCGCGAAGCGATTGAAGGGGTCAAACACTCCCATCGTGGTTCGAAAATGCGAACCGCCCATCTGGTGCCGCTATCAAGACAGGCTTTAACCATTCTGGAAGAAATCCGGGAGCTGAGCGGAAACAGAGACTTAGTGTTTCCTGGCGATCATCATCCCACAAAACCAATGAGTGAAAACACCATTAATCACGCTCTTCGCAGGATGGGATATGACACGAAAACAGAGATATGCGGCCACGGGTTCAGAGCTATGGCGTGTAGTGCATTAGTTGAATCTGGCTTATGGTCTCGTGATGCTGTTGAGAGGCAGATGAGCCATCAGGAACGTAATGGGGTTCGTGCTGCCTATATCCATAAGGCAGAGCACCTTGAAGAGCGGCGGCTTATGGTGCAGTGGTGGGCTGATTATTTAGACAGCAATAATGCATATCATCTAACCCCGTATGAGTTCGGCAGGCGCTAA
- a CDS encoding DUF2501 domain-containing protein, which translates to MKASKMVLALTVSTSLFAGVASAASWQDQLSSAASSLSQNSNSSSSSTTSPQPTGTSLGALTGLLNGGNQSLSSSTMTNATGVLQYCMKNNLVDNNVSSVKDQLLGKLGLTDTTKQQETTDYKQGLMGLLNTGNNQQVNLSSLGDTTMGKKVKTKACDLVLKQGKNFIS; encoded by the coding sequence ATGAAAGCTTCTAAGATGGTTTTGGCATTGACGGTTTCAACTTCCTTGTTCGCTGGCGTGGCCTCGGCGGCCAGCTGGCAGGATCAGCTGAGCAGCGCGGCTTCTTCGCTCAGCCAGAATTCTAACTCCTCCAGTTCCTCCACCACTTCACCGCAGCCAACCGGCACCTCGCTGGGTGCACTGACCGGCCTGTTGAACGGCGGCAATCAGTCGCTCAGCTCCAGCACCATGACCAACGCCACGGGCGTGCTGCAGTACTGCATGAAGAACAATCTGGTGGATAACAATGTCAGCTCGGTGAAAGATCAGCTGCTGGGCAAGCTGGGCCTGACCGATACCACCAAACAGCAGGAAACCACCGACTACAAACAGGGTCTGATGGGTCTGCTGAATACTGGCAACAACCAGCAGGTGAACCTGAGCAGCCTGGGCGATACCACTATGGGCAAGAAGGTGAAAACCAAAGCCTGTGACCTGGTGCTGAAGCAGGGCAAAAACTTTATCTCCTGA